Proteins encoded within one genomic window of Nitrospira sp. SG-bin1:
- a CDS encoding threonine synthase (catalyzes the formation of L-threonine from O-phospho-L-homoserine): MNRWRGVIEEYRKFLPVTEKTPVISLGEGNTPLIRATRLAKAIAPGVELYLKFEGVNPTGSFKDRGMTLAISKAVENGARAVMCASTGNTSASAAAYGARAGLSVYVLIPAGKIAMGKLSQAMMHQATVIQIEGNFDQALTLVKDFSASLHIELVNSVNPFRIEGQKTAAFEVCDQLGDAPTLHVLPVGNAGNITAYWKGYREYRAANQIMRVPRMMGFQAAGAAPIVLGRVVDQPQTIATAIRIGNPASWATALKAVEESAGVIDMVTDEEILQAYAMVAATEGVFCEPASAASVAGVAKLHRTKALREGETVVCTLTGHGLKDADTAISVSKPPMTVKATREDVARLLDI, from the coding sequence ATGAATCGTTGGCGCGGAGTCATTGAGGAATACCGAAAATTCCTTCCCGTCACGGAAAAGACCCCGGTGATCAGCCTGGGGGAGGGAAACACGCCGCTGATCAGGGCCACGAGGCTTGCCAAGGCGATCGCCCCCGGAGTCGAACTCTATCTCAAGTTTGAAGGCGTCAACCCCACCGGTTCGTTCAAGGACCGCGGGATGACGTTGGCTATTTCGAAGGCCGTAGAAAACGGCGCGCGAGCCGTGATGTGCGCGTCCACCGGCAATACCTCCGCGTCGGCCGCCGCCTATGGGGCGCGAGCGGGATTGTCCGTCTACGTGTTGATCCCTGCCGGCAAGATCGCGATGGGAAAGCTGTCCCAGGCCATGATGCACCAGGCGACGGTGATTCAGATCGAGGGGAATTTCGATCAAGCACTGACGCTGGTGAAAGATTTTTCGGCGTCGCTGCACATAGAATTAGTGAACTCGGTCAATCCATTCAGAATTGAAGGTCAGAAGACCGCGGCGTTTGAGGTGTGCGATCAACTCGGCGACGCTCCGACGCTCCATGTCCTACCGGTCGGGAACGCAGGGAACATCACCGCCTATTGGAAAGGGTACCGGGAATATCGGGCGGCGAATCAGATCATGCGGGTGCCCCGTATGATGGGATTTCAAGCCGCGGGTGCCGCGCCGATCGTCTTGGGCCGCGTGGTCGATCAACCCCAGACCATTGCGACCGCCATTCGAATCGGTAACCCCGCCAGTTGGGCTACGGCTTTGAAGGCCGTGGAGGAATCAGCGGGCGTGATCGACATGGTTACCGATGAAGAAATTCTTCAGGCCTACGCCATGGTGGCGGCTACCGAAGGAGTGTTTTGTGAGCCGGCCTCCGCTGCGTCCGTGGCAGGCGTCGCCAAATTGCATCGAACCAAGGCCCTACGGGAGGGAGAGACCGTCGTATGTACGTTGACAGGGCATGGGTTGAAGGATGCCGATACGGCCATCAGCGTGTCCAAGCCGCCGATGACCGTCAAGGCTACGCGAGAGGATGTCGCTCGTCTCTTGGATATCTGA
- a CDS encoding aspartate kinase (catalyzes the formation of 4-phospho-L-aspartate from L-aspartate and ATP, in Bacillus, lysine sensitive; regulated by response to starvation.), translating to MALIVQKYGGTSVGTVERIHRVADRVSRTQQEGNQVVVVLSAMSGETDRLIKLAHEVTAAPDEREMDMLLSTGERVTIALLAMELRGRGINARSFTGRQVGIMTDSAHTKARIARVTADRLREALDHGIVPIVAGFQGINERSDVTTLGRGGSDLSAVAVAAALKADRCIIFTDVDGVYTADPNIVPAAKRIDKIAYEEMLEMASLGAKVLQTRSVEFAAKFNVPVEVNSSFKEGKGTLVTKEDTDMEAAAVAGVTGDRNQAKITIVGVPDKPGIAARIFGPVAESHINVDMIIQNVSQAAMTDMSFTVPRADLKKAVPLIQAVAKDIEAKSVSVTEAIAKVSLIGVGMRSHSGVAAKMFEVLSREGINIMMISTSEIKISCVIDEKYLELAMRSLHSAFDLDQAQA from the coding sequence GTGGCGTTGATCGTACAAAAATATGGCGGAACCTCGGTCGGAACGGTCGAACGCATCCACCGAGTCGCCGACCGAGTCTCTCGAACGCAGCAAGAGGGCAATCAGGTCGTCGTCGTGCTCTCCGCCATGAGCGGGGAGACCGATCGACTGATCAAGCTCGCTCACGAGGTCACGGCCGCCCCTGACGAACGAGAGATGGACATGTTGCTCTCGACGGGAGAACGCGTCACCATCGCCCTGCTGGCGATGGAATTACGAGGGCGAGGCATCAATGCACGGTCCTTTACGGGTCGCCAGGTCGGCATCATGACCGACAGTGCCCATACCAAGGCACGGATCGCGCGCGTGACGGCGGACCGGCTCCGCGAGGCGCTGGACCACGGGATTGTCCCCATTGTTGCTGGTTTTCAGGGCATCAACGAGCGGTCGGATGTGACGACGCTCGGACGAGGCGGGTCCGATTTGTCCGCCGTCGCAGTGGCGGCGGCGCTGAAAGCCGATCGGTGCATTATCTTCACCGATGTGGATGGGGTCTATACTGCGGATCCGAACATCGTGCCGGCCGCGAAACGGATCGATAAGATTGCCTATGAAGAAATGCTCGAGATGGCAAGCCTGGGGGCCAAAGTGCTCCAGACTCGGTCGGTGGAATTCGCGGCCAAATTCAACGTCCCGGTCGAAGTGAATTCCAGCTTCAAGGAAGGAAAGGGAACGCTCGTGACGAAGGAAGACACGGACATGGAAGCGGCGGCGGTCGCCGGAGTCACCGGGGACCGAAATCAAGCGAAAATCACGATCGTCGGCGTCCCGGACAAGCCAGGCATCGCCGCCAGGATTTTTGGTCCGGTCGCGGAATCCCATATCAATGTCGACATGATCATCCAGAACGTAAGTCAAGCGGCTATGACGGATATGTCCTTTACCGTGCCCCGCGCCGACCTCAAGAAAGCCGTGCCGCTCATCCAAGCCGTGGCGAAAGACATCGAAGCCAAGTCTGTGTCGGTGACGGAAGCCATCGCAAAAGTCTCGCTCATCGGCGTGGGCATGCGGTCGCATTCAGGCGTGGCGGCGAAGATGTTCGAGGTGCTGTCCCGCGAGGGCATCAACATCATGATGATCAGCACGTCGGAGATCAAAATCTCCTGCGTCATCGATGAGAAATACCTCGAACTGGCCATGCGCTCTCTCCATTCAGCCTTCGATCTCGATCAAGCGCAGGCCTGA
- a CDS encoding citramalate synthase, translated as MAALEIYDTTLRDGAQAEDVSFSAEDKVLIAQKLDSLGVHFIEGGWPGANPKDIEFFRMIKTIPLKHADVIAFGSTRKASNAVRKDPNLQALLAAETTTITLFGKTWSLHVTDALGISLTKNLELIDDSIAYLREKGRRVFYDAEHFFDGYKTNPEYALATIKKAVEAGAERVILCDTNGGTMPWEIREICGVVQRACQVPLGIHAHNDCDMAVANSLVAIEMGIVQVQGTINGIGERCGNANLCSIIPNLELKMKRPALTDRLSHLKDVSGFVTEIANLMPNKHQPYVGDSAFAHKGGVHIHAVLKNPATYEHIDPAQVGNRQRMLISDYGGRSGLLDKIEAYGIQLPKNHSKVDELIHTLKHRESQGYQFEGAEGSFELLMRKAMGSHRPSFQLLGFRVIVEKKQEDGQPLSEATVMVKVGEAVEHTAAVGAGPVNALDHALRKALEKFYPQLREVRLLDYKVRVLAANRGTESKVRVLIESGDHKDKWGTVGVSENIIEATWQALVDSIEYKLLEQEGGFRKP; from the coding sequence ATGGCCGCGTTGGAAATCTACGATACGACCTTGCGTGACGGCGCCCAGGCCGAGGATGTCAGTTTTTCGGCCGAAGACAAAGTACTTATCGCGCAAAAGTTGGACAGTCTCGGGGTGCATTTTATTGAAGGCGGCTGGCCGGGCGCGAATCCGAAAGACATTGAGTTCTTCCGGATGATCAAGACGATTCCGCTGAAACATGCCGACGTCATCGCGTTCGGATCGACCAGGAAAGCCAGCAATGCCGTGCGCAAAGATCCCAATCTCCAGGCCTTGCTCGCGGCCGAGACCACAACGATCACACTCTTCGGGAAAACCTGGTCGCTCCACGTCACTGATGCGCTCGGCATTTCGCTGACGAAAAACTTAGAACTGATCGACGATTCCATCGCATACCTTCGGGAGAAGGGCCGTCGGGTGTTCTACGACGCGGAGCATTTCTTCGACGGCTACAAGACCAATCCGGAGTATGCGCTCGCCACCATCAAGAAAGCGGTGGAGGCTGGTGCGGAGCGAGTGATTCTGTGCGACACGAACGGCGGGACGATGCCATGGGAAATACGTGAGATCTGCGGCGTGGTCCAACGCGCGTGTCAGGTGCCACTGGGCATTCATGCCCATAACGACTGTGACATGGCCGTGGCCAATTCCTTGGTGGCGATCGAAATGGGCATCGTCCAGGTCCAGGGGACAATCAACGGGATCGGAGAGCGTTGCGGCAATGCCAATCTTTGTTCGATCATCCCCAATCTTGAACTGAAGATGAAGCGTCCGGCTTTGACCGATCGGTTGAGCCATCTGAAGGACGTGTCAGGGTTCGTGACCGAGATCGCGAATTTGATGCCGAACAAGCACCAACCCTATGTCGGGGATTCCGCCTTTGCCCACAAGGGAGGCGTCCATATTCATGCGGTGCTCAAGAATCCGGCGACCTATGAGCATATCGATCCGGCTCAGGTCGGGAATCGCCAGCGGATGCTGATCTCCGATTACGGAGGCCGGAGCGGTCTCCTGGACAAGATCGAGGCCTACGGAATCCAGCTCCCCAAGAACCACTCCAAGGTCGATGAGCTGATCCACACGCTGAAGCATCGGGAGAGTCAAGGCTATCAATTCGAGGGAGCCGAAGGCTCGTTCGAACTCCTCATGCGGAAGGCGATGGGAAGCCATCGGCCGTCGTTTCAATTGCTTGGGTTTCGCGTGATTGTCGAAAAAAAACAAGAAGATGGACAACCCCTTTCCGAGGCGACCGTCATGGTCAAGGTCGGCGAGGCGGTCGAGCATACGGCGGCGGTCGGGGCCGGACCGGTCAATGCCCTTGACCACGCCTTACGCAAGGCATTGGAAAAATTCTATCCCCAACTCCGAGAGGTGAGACTTCTAGACTATAAGGTGCGGGTGTTGGCGGCCAATCGAGGGACCGAATCGAAGGTGCGGGTCTTGATCGAGTCCGGAGACCACAAGGATAAATGGGGAACGGTCGGGGTATCCGAGAACATTATCGAGGCGACGTGGCAGGCGCTCGTTGATAGTATCGAATACAAACTTCTGGAACAAGAAGGCGGGTTTCGAAAGCCATAG